Below is a window of Carassius gibelio isolate Cgi1373 ecotype wild population from Czech Republic chromosome B23, carGib1.2-hapl.c, whole genome shotgun sequence DNA.
tgaacaaaCTAACaaatggatggagagagagacagacagacggatggatggacggatgaaaagagagatagacggacagacagaaggatggatggatttatGGACGGAGAgagggacagacagacaaacagacagacggatggatgtaCGAACGGAGAGAGGGGCAGACAGattgatggatgggtggatggagagagagagacagagagacggatggatggatgaatggacagacagagagagagacagacgtacagacagacagagagacagatagatagacagatgtcAAAATGTAATGGTATTATCATCTCATTCTGTACTGTGGTAATGGCACGGCTTGTTCAGGACCTCTGTTGTGTCCAATGAGCGCAGAGGGGTTTCCCGCTTCACCAATACAGTGCGCACTCCGGCACTCACAGCGTTAACGCGAGCGCGCACATTGGCTTGACATTCCCCTCCCACGCGCCTGGCGTCCTTTAAATACTTGCGCTGCGCTTTAAATAGCAGGTGTGAAAAACTGTGTCCCTACAtacaccaccaccatcatcatcatcatcgccatCACCGCCGCAATGTCCACCGCCAGCGCAGAGACCACCGCGCAGCTTCCGCCGGCCGCGGGCAGGGTGTTCTTTCAGCCCGGCGTGGGCTGCGCCGGCGCCGGACCGATGCAGCGCGATGACCCGGTGCAGAAAAAACAGGGCAAAGTGACGGTGAAGTACGACAGAAAAGAGCTGCGGAAGAGACTCATACTGGAGGAGTGGATCATTGAACAGCTGAGCGAACTTTACAACTGCGAGGTAAGACTGGACCCGATCCGCAACTGCATTAAAGCCTTTTAATTTCGATAATTATTGATCActtgattttttaatttaattatgtttttttttataatttatttattcttattgtaaaataaatactaaatactaatattatttcgttgcaaaaacaaaaataactatataatttttttatttctgaataaaaatacattacttTATATCGTAATATATTATCAATCATTACAGTGCAGACTGGTGTTATCTATTCTACTGTATTTTATATAccgtgtatacacacacacacacaaaatacaaccATAtagattaataattttaataatatcatATATGCCATATTAATAATATCTGCCAATGTGTCCCTTATCGGCCAGGCAAAATCATTAGTTTTCAGCTTTTTTCAGTTCATTTATTACTCTTCTTGGAGTAACTTGTGGTTAAGTGTCTTGATCAAGGGCTCAATGGTGATGTAGTGCATCAGCTCTTGAGGGGTTTAAAAAAACAAGGTTTTTAACCTCAAAGCTACACCATTCCCTCGGGTTTATAGGTTGATGAATTGGTCTTCTTTGTGTGATTTAGCTGTGATGTAATGCATGACGCTACAGCTATAGGTATCTTTAAAGTGTGGCATCCTTCAGCATCTCTGCTCATTTGAAGATGACCGAACATCATTCTGCTGACCTCTGTGAGGTGTCGTATTGCTCTGTACAGAGTGCTGCTCTCTTTTGTTCTTTCTCTATCCGTCTCTCTCACTTTTTCTGTTCTGCAGCagcttgcttttttttctgctgatgcTGTGTTGGCCCCAGAGAGACAAGAAAGAGAGAAACGACTAGTTTGACCTGTAAGGCAAAATATCGTTGAAAGGATTCTGTGTTTCCAAAGTCTGAATAAAAACCAGGAAATTGATATTTATAATCGATATGTGTTTAGAGTCAGATTACTGATGGCAGTAGTTCACTGACAATCATACTGCAGTGGCATCCTCATGGTGTTATGTACTGGTATCTGTGTGagttatattcactttttttcttccatGTTAATTGTCTTTATTATGATAATCCTTTAGATGTCTGCTTTGAGCTTGTACATAGCATTTGtggcaaataaaatgcattttatttgtggtGTTAATCAAAACATCAAATAGGATGCTGTTTACAAGCTCAAGCATGTAATCAGATTTAACATGTGAGCTCATAAAGAGTGTTTACTTGGGTGCATTTAACGACCCATCACATTTACACTGAGACAAGAGGAGGAAGTCACACATATCCAATAACCGTTCACAACTCAATGTCTGGGCACCCAGTAACAGCAGGTTACAGTAGACTTCATGTAAACAACAGGACTCTGAATTTTAgtacttttgttgtgtttttgactcttttttttttttaaatgtcctcataggtaatTTTTTAGTTGTAAGTTTTAGTGCTTAgtttaatttgatttcatttaacattatttattttttcattataagtaatattttatttatggttttagttaactataataaccctaccCTTGACAACAGGACATGGTTAAACATttccattcaaataaatattctgGCAACTTGACTcagttatagtatttttttttattttttttatcaatataggGATACATTTCTGAAAACTTTGTATGgttcaaaacatgttttttataaAGTCTGTTACATTTGGTTTTGGGATTGAATGTTACAAATTcgaattatttttaaaaagaaaagggaaaaacagaAGCATGATATTTAAATCATAATCAgggttatagttaactaaaactaaaacacagGGGCGTGATCTACtggggtggcatagggtggcaaatgccaccctaaaagaaagccttgccacccctgctgccaccccagttggcagcaacgaattaaaggttatggccaattttaaaatgtacgagcgcgaatctttcaTGATAAgtgatcccgctccgaattcccaaactgattcaaatgattcgcggtccccaaactgactcaaatgattcgcgaacccgctttgaactcccgaactgactcaaatgattcgcgaacccgttccaaactctcgaattgattcaaatgatccgcgaagccgctccgaactctcgaactgattcaaatgattcgcgaacccgctccgaactccagaactgactcaaatgattcgcgatccccataactgactcaaatgattcgcgatcccgctacgaactcccgaactgattaaaatgattcgcgatccccaaactgactcaaataattcgcgaacccgctttgaactcccaaactgactcaaatgattcgcgaacccgctccgaactcccaaactgactcaaatgattcgcgatccccaataactgactcaaatgattcgcgatcccgctacgaactcccgaactgattcaaatgattcgcaatccccaaactgactcaaatgattcgcgaatccactttgaactcccaaactgactcaaatgattcgcgaaaccgctccgaactcccgaactgattcaaatgatttgcgatccccaaactcttaataatttacaaagaattaatatactgtaatatttactgtaatatcctcttgttgctataaaaacatacctaagccatcaatagcctttaaaatggcttaaatgcattgtataaaaaataatgaggcaataatgattggttaataataacactgttaaaatacataatttaggcaaatgcaaaataaacaattaatgtacatgttattacaaatgccatgtgattgctgctacACTTACAGAACAAAATGCTTGTTTATAAAacgtatatatatttaattaaaactttttttttctgagttagTAGATGAACTCTAACAACTAATACTGAAATTTTGAAAAAatcatataaacatttaattactaatagacctattaaaaaaaaaaagttccaatgAAAATGATAAGaatgcacaacaaaattactaaaacttttcctaaatttatgataaaaaaagagaaaatataaaaatgaaaacctgAACCAGATAATTTGGTTTAATGTTAACCCTTTAAAGGTTGCTCTATGGCCTCCTTGAGTACAAGTATTAACTATTTGCAGTGATTGCAATGCATTGGCCAATCATTGAGTCTTAGAGCATAACTGGCTTGCTTTATAGCATCACGACTATGACTCAGTCGATCAGAATGAGTGACAGCACAGCGTAGATTAGATGAATTTGTCCTATAGTGAGAGAATGTATCCAACAGAGAAAAAGTGAGATAAAAATGGTGTAACGTTATTAGGATTTTCAGAGGTTAATTTCTGTGACTTCTGGGAGAAGAGGATTGGGGGAAAGGAATTAGAACAGAAGATGAGAGTAAGTAATTAAAAGGCATTGGATGGACAAATtcaatagaattagaatagaatatGTTTAGCAGACGATAAAACAAAGGAAAACAGGCAATTTGATGGTATAAAATTATAGAGATTTTTGGACTGGGAATTGAATCCATTTCTGCTTCGGGGAAAACAGCATGTCACCTCATACACACACTAACGACCCTCAACtataaagatgtgtgtgtgtgtgtgtgtgtgtgtgtgtccattttcACAGCATGATCTCTGCTTTCTCAGCAGCCTCATCTGTGGTTACAAGGCTTACGAAGAACAAATGTAGGCTGCTTTTGTTGCGATTTGCATGTATCTGTGAGTCAGAGCTCTGATGGGCTTTGTCTTAGTAAAACAGGTCCATCTGGAGTTCATTAGCGTATTGAACGAGGTGGTTACGTGCAAGCATGGAGTCCTCAAATCAATGATGCTCACAAACTGCTGCCTAAGCTGTTTTCTGCTGAGGATTCTGTCTATTTTGGGCAGCGTGCAGCGGTTTGCAAGCATGCAGATTCTCTCTGTGTGATCATGGATGAATAGTGCTGTGAGAGGATGTGAAAGCTAATTCAGTAACACTGCTGTACTAAAATCTAATCAGAGTAGCAATAAAAGACACCACCAAAATATGTGGTTACAAAGAAGATGCAAAGTGTGTATTATTTCAACTTCATTATAACTTTATAATTTTAATGACttgcaatgtaaataaatattctgGTATTACGACTCAGTTTTTGcatactttttaattaataacgTGGGGGAAATTATTGAAAACCCATGATTCTGtgttgtttaaaacaaaaaaatttgacTGTGTTTTGGGGTTAAATGTTAGAAAGTTAAAGAttttagaatgaaaaaaaaaattaagcatgatAATTTAACTGTAATTAGGGTTGTTATAgacaaaaaatatacaattaaaataatatatatatttttacatttttattttagctagttattttaaatggatgaactaaaataactaaaatttaaactgaaataaaataacttttaaaaagtcatactaataaaaatgagaagatcatgcaacaaaaatacaaataccttaactaaaatgaaattgaaaacagaaaatctaaaaaaataatttaaaatattaataaaagctatagaaatatatataaaaaaaaactgataaaaaattaaacctaattcaaaacatgaataaaaactatCATTAAATGTAATGATGAAGGAcatgataaatgaataaaataagtaaataataatgtattatttgaatttgtaatatttatatttaattatagttAATGAGCAATACTGAGTCACAGACTGCAAACAACTATTTTCCTGAAAATGGCAGCTCAACACACTCTGCATACTGACACACAACACAGCATAAAACACAGTGAGATGTGTCCTCTACATTCAGCCTATATGCCCCTGTCTGCAAAAGATACCCACAACCCCCCTCTCCGCTGTCTTCCTCTGCAGCGAGGGGGGAAGGGGTTTGTCTTTGATGCTGAGCGCTTCAggggtctgtctgtctctctgataTCCCAGGCGCTGCTTTTCATTCCTCGCTAACTGTCTGTATTGgtgcagtgtgtttgtgttttgtattaCAGATGATCCTGTTGGCGTTTTTTTGTGTTTATCTTGGATTTTAACCTCTGTTTGACCTTGTAGTAGAAGCGCCATGACTTTTTGAACAAAGTGCATTTTAAAACCAATTTCCGAAAAGCTAATTTGTATTGGTGGTtattataaaaacacaattaCTGTACATAATACAAAAGTATTTGTCTTAAACAGTGTGACACAAATGCATGCTTACATTGGTCACAccgatttataattattttatgctagtcaaggctgaatttatttgatcaaaaatacagtaaaattagtaatattattacaatttaacaaaactgttttctgttttaatgtattttagaatgtaatttattcctgtcatcattacttcagtcttcagtgtgacatgatccttcagaaatcaggaataaatgatacattttaaaatatatttaaatagaaaaatggaacacagtaattttaaattgtaacaatatttcacaatattactgtttttactgtatttcaaatcacataaatgcagcctgtagagcatttgtttatatataaaaaaaaaaaaaaaaaattgactagtATATTGTATAAATGTCAAGACCTGCACTTGcatgcaaaatacaaaaaaataaaaatgcatgttgcatttacattacatacttgttttattaaactatatagggttgaaatttgtctttttttactaAGGGCACTACTAAAGCACTCAAAAAAAATTACTTCATGTCACCCTTGCCTTGTAGAGACCAAATTTATCATCTTCATTCTGCCAATAGGGGGACCCTGATCATAATTCACCCGTGACAAACAGAATATGCATGCATGCACGGAGTATTTCATGAGCACATATGTGCGCAGTACAGTATAGTCTGCTTGTTTGGGTTGGTATTCAgtcgtggtgtgtgtgtgtgtgtgtgatttctcaGCATTGCCGCTGGCATTTCTGTGTACATTTCACACTTTCCTGTAAGACCTCTCTCACACCAATGCCTGTTTGCTTTTCTTATCTGAATCCTCTGTGATCTGACCTGTCTGGTTCATGAGGGAGGGAGACGGCTTCCCTCTGCTCTGTGTTTGCAGAAGAGACACCAGTCGACAGCACGATGAGACCCAATGCACAAATAGGTCAAGTGAAGGTGTCTGTGCTGCTTCTGCAGTCTGGAGCGCTCATTCAACTCTCTGGCCTGACAGCACACACGGTCACTACCCACAATCCACCTGCAGGGCTTTTCATTCACAATAGACTGACATTACATGCAAGCCACTGGAAGTAAAAATTGTTTCCTAAAATGATTATGATACTGTAGTGGCCATAAATGATTACTCAAATGAAGCATTAATGATAATGACAAGAAACCTTTATAAATGGACTGcaatgtcaatatatatatatatatatatatatatatatattttaaataagtaatacaTTAATTGccataaaaaattaagttattaaagtacacatgaaatcaaaatgactatatttactttgttcgcctaaattgatcgttttgtgctgaacaattcatccatgcgagtcaatccacacaaaaaaattttttggcttcataatctttaatcaaaatctgaaaatgcccctCCCCTCTGCATTGGAGGACCTTCACTGATGACGTAGGCTTGAGGAATTGGGCGTCTGCTTAATCCGTAACCACGCCCCTCCAACTGACAGCAGACAGGCTGCCTGTGTGTTTGCGAGCATTGACAGCGCGTGAAGGGAAAGATGGCGAGGaagtgcatttttggttgtgGAACTCACGGAACACTTTTCCCTTAAAATTCCCTCGTTACGGTCCAGATGGATCGATTTTATTACATTTCGAGGAAGGAGGGATAACAGAGTGTTCACGGATGTGCTCGAAACACTTCTTTTCTCGAAACACTATTTTCCTCATTTATTATTCCGTTTCTCTCGGAAATAcgtcacaacactggagaaaagccgttTGCAACTTCCGTTTCACGGGgactttaatgtatattaatatagtaatattaagtattatcaagtgtgtgtgtgtgtgtgtgtgtatgtgtgtgtatatatattatattcagtttctcataatattcagtaaacaattttcacacacacatattatatatattattagtgttAAGTAGCTAAATCATACATTTATTTGGAAGAAAATGTCAGTTGCGCTTGTATGTGCAATACAACAACGTTGAGGTATTGCTAATGTGGTTGCTAAGTTTTTCTGGTGTTTTTGGATGTTGTTATGTAGTCTCCAGACTATCTGCTTGGTGCACCAGTGTGAATGTAGCTAATTAAATGATTATTTGAGAAGGCTGATGGCCCCTGTGTCAACTTATCTTGACTGATGTTAGATCAGTCCGTGATTGATTGGTCATGTCTTGGCGGTTGCATGACTGATGATCTGCTGATGGTTGAGCTTGATCTGCTGGAGTCTTTGTGGCTGGTATTGTCCCCTTCAaagagagcacacacacagacaaaggtCTGAAATATTAGTTCTTCTAATGGTGAACGTGTAAACGCATGATGAATGAGCCAATCTGACAGCAGGCAGGCGACTGATTGGATCATTATTTTCAGCTCTAATAAGGTTAAAGGCACTATGCTAGTGTACTAAAAGGCTGATTTGTCAAAGTCTTCACTGAAAGTGCATATGTGAGTGTGTCTGCTTTTCAGATTTATAGTGTTAATATGCATGAATGTGCATCCATTATTGTTTGTCTTAAGAGTAAAAGTGTGTCAGAATAAATgtacatgcattcacaatatccacCTTTTGTCTGTATGCACAGCTCATAGAGATATTCTTGAGGAAACTCATGAAATTAGTCATATTTTTGACGGAATCCCTCTTTTAAAGGTATACAAATTCTCGATGCTTCATTGTCGGTTTTCTCTCACCGTATGAATCGTAGTGTGCATTTTCTTCTCAACCTCCCACGCtttcttaacacacacacacacacacacacacacacacacacacagactcatccTTATTAACTCTGCAGACCAGCACTAATCATTTTAACCTGCTTTTCGCTAAATCTCTCCTTTTTtctgtattctctctctctctctccctcatttgagCTGCTAGTAAACTcaacatattgaaaaaaaaaaaaaaaaaaaaaaaaaatatatatatatatatatatatatatatatatatatataaaaataaatgttaagtattaataaataaatgcatttgaaatgcaaATTCTGAAAGATTATTTGTACCGTTGGTTATTCAGAAAACAATtcctgcatgtaaaaaaaaataagtgtctTAAACACTGTGGCACAAATTACACATTCGCATGTTTACATTTGGTGAGACATTTTGGTTcgatcaaaaatactgaaaaaacagtcatattgtgaaatattattgcaaatttaaataactttttttgtttggatgtattttaaaatttattcctgtgatacaaagctgaatttttattatCATTGCAATAAATCAGTGCTGGTGTCCTAAAGTATATGAAAACACTTAAAAtcctaaataaatacaatttaaaaaatccaACATAATGCAGGGTAACGTGGGGTAAATCTGTACAGCGAGTCCTGGATTTGTCCTTGGATCTGCCAAACAAATGCAGAATTAGCTGAAACGCTCACAATCCCTGGCACTCACACAGACAGAAATGACAAATGTTGTTTCATAATGATTGTGTGTACGGATGATGTATATTATTCCACCGCTCTCATTTGCCAAACAAGCCAAAGTGATTGCTACATGGAAAACACTTCCCATTCCTTCTCTCACCTTTAAAGAGGCGAGTGTATTTATAGAGCTCATCTCATCTGTCTGTCATCACTGGCACATTCTGGTTAATGACCCTTCAGAGTGTTCCCTGATGTTCTCTAGACAGCTATTTAAACGGCTCTGATCTACATATAATTCAGAATTTCTTGGCTGCTGATCTTATCTAAACCACATCCATCCAATCTGCTAGAATTCCTGCACTAATGAAGAACAGGAAATTAATTGCTTGGGGGTTTCTTTTTAATTCTTGGTGGTTTCGGAACTgcaaaatcctttaaaaaaaaataggcacatacgaaatctcatttgtgatttctcACTCTGTGATGTGTTCACTTCCACTAATGTTGCCTGGTCTCTGCTTCTACAGGAAGAGGAAATGCCAGAGGTGGAGATAGACATTGATGATCTCCTGGAGGTGAACAGTGAAGACGAGAGAGCCATAAAACTACAGGTAAAGCCCTGTGATGTGTGAGCATGTGTTTGCAAGAGAATGCATTTTCTtattagttcacccgaaaataaagtatcatttgctcaccagtggatcctctgcagtgaaatgagtccaaacagctgataaaaacatcccaataatccacaccactccagtccatcagtttaacgtcttgtgaagtgaaaagctgcatgtttgtaagaaagaaaATCCATCGTTAAGCTGTTTCAAGTTTAAACCATTGCTCCtcgccaaaatatgagtccataatccataataacacttccctCAGTGTAAAAGTCCACCCCCTGTCAGCCTCTCACATCAAAAATTCACAATCATATCTGTTTAGatgttttgaactttttttacttataaactataaagcttgatctgtgcatatttctttcctgattcagatgagatttttttttttgacttgagaaagcaatattaaGGATTGTTGACTTGTATTAacccagaagcaatggtttgatgttgacaagatgttaactgataaaCTAGagatgtgtggattacttgtggattattgtgatgtttttatcagttgtttggactatcattctgatggcacccattcactgcagaggatccactgatgagcaagtgacataatgctaaatttccccCAAATCTGTTttgctgaagaaacaaattcatttacATCATTATGTACATCTACAGCTAATTTTCATgaggtttttatgtttttaactaGCTAGCTGAATCATCAGATCTGATTTAATATCACAGATATTTGAAAGAAACTCTAGCTCCTCCTTGAgggtggtgtaaaaacaccttaaaCATTAAAAACCAGGGCTGCACCACCCTAGCTGAGATTTCACTCTCTAGTCTAGTTTAAGTCTGTAAATCATGAAGCTTCTAAAGTTGTTGGTGGGTGTCTCAGTTGGTTGATAtctctctgtttctgtccctCAGGAATCACTGTCAGACTGCTACAAGCCCACTGATGTAAGTCATAACGTAAAATATAGGCCACTAACAcaaagctctgttccaaaacctacttAAATGCCTACATAGACAATATTTTAAGGCATCATGGATGCATTCACAAAGCAGAAGAAGAATTTATAGCCACATTACTCTtccttatatttttatataagtaaCAGtagtcaaatatataaataaatacatacaataagTCAAATTTTGTTTGCTGTTCACAAGCAGTGTATGTGGCTCGCGTGACTCACTGCATGAGTGCTTCATATCAGTAACTTATGAGGCTGCATTTTTATTactacaaatgcacacacaccgcTTCAGGACATGCTAGTGgatttcatataaatgcattGGCCTGAAAACATGTGTGTGCTTAAAGAATTCATTCAACGCTATGAAAATCATAAGAGCTTCCGTAGACACAATAACCCACTGACCCACACACATGCAGATGCCTTTGCTCTAACTGAAACACACGTTTACTTGATTATTGAAATTTAGAAGTacatatgttgtttttatttgttatttaattatatatatattatatatattatatatataatatatatatatatatattgtagtttattatatatacacactatggTTCATAAGTTAAGAAAAAAATTCCTTAAGAATATTATATTCACTTGAGGCTGCATTAatatgatcagaaatacagtaaaaatggtagtattgtaaaatattattacaatttaaaataatcgttttctatttgcatatattaaaaaatgtatcccTGTATATGCAATATTGAAAACAATGtatcagtatttattattatatatgaatacatattatataatataaatgtctttactgtcacttttgatcaatctaaTACAATATTAGTAATGAAActgtataaaaattaaataataaaatatgaatttctttaaaaagaatttgtactttattaatgaaaaatatttaatgtaatttttatctTTAGACATCTAAATAGACACTAAAACACACTCAGTGTATGCATCTGTAACAATATGAACTTCTTACTCAtcgggaaggaggcgggaaccggcgcacaatcaaaatacattttaataatcacaaaataaatacaaaacggcgcaccagcccctcgcggacgactggtgcgcgcaaataaaaaccaaaacataaaataacgtcccaggcctggtcctctctcgtccttcacggtcgtcgctccagttttatatccttccatctcctacgtgggactcaaaaccggcggtggggcgcaggtgtagctcatctccaatcactacacctggcctcactcctcgttcccacgcctctcggccccgccccactcgccacagcatCATTATCTTATGTTAAATgagaagcaaacacacacacacttccagttCTCTCTAATCTAATCACAGACCCTTAAACACCAACATGTGCTCTTGTTTGAGTATGTGAGCATTTCCGCTGTCAAAACCAACCACGTGACCTTGCAGCTGACCTACAGCCACAGGCTTTACCCTCACACAGACAGTCATTGAGCAGAAGAGAATACATACAATCTGTCTCACTCtctccttctgtctctctctcttcaccaGGACTTTGTGCGCGAGCTCCTCGGCAGGATAAGAGGAATGAGAAAACTCAGTGCTCCGCAGAAGAAAAGCTTTTAAGTGCTCGACAAATGCCAACGACAATCCAGCTACCTGAACTACAGGTCCCACAATCCATCACTCAGCACAGAGTCGACCTCATACAGCCCTAAAGGACTCCCCGGGATTCATGTCAATATACTAGAGTTCATTTTCCAAGGACCCTGACTTTGTTCAGTACACCTAAATTGAGTCATCCATTTCCCATAGATCACACAATAAATCCAAGAGTGCAAAGTTCATCCAGGACCCAGTCAAACAATCTCAGCAGCAGCCGCGTGGGACAGTCTGATGCTCCTGTCCTCAACCTCTCAATGGGTCACATTATTACACTGTTTGGTGCAGCATTACAGCTATTTTTATGACTACAAAGCTATTTTATATAGCCTATTGAATGTTTTTCCCCTAAATAACTGTCTTTGGTCTTTTTCAAATCATCTGATCCTGGATCAGCAGTGATAATCACCAATATCTGTCTagttaaatttcataaatttgcACAACAGTCATTCTTCCCTAGAATCCGTACTTCAGCAAAGCATTTTTGAATATTTAGGTTCATGAATAATAATTGGCCAGAGTGCATATCAATCTGTCATATTTTTCACGGCCATGTTAATCTTTCAAGAATACTGAACTGTTCTTGAAAGGTCTGTGGCTAAAATAACTACTTTCATAAAGTGAAGATGATTGTGGTATGATAAAAGTTCAAAGATTTTGGGTGGGATGTGATGGCAAGGTAAAGAAATGAGACTATATTCGGAAATAAAGGAATAGTTGATCCAAAAAGGGAAaattttcttaaaatgtattcttaaacctcaggccatccaagatgtggatgagtttgattcttcatctTGTTCAAAGAAATCTAGCATTCCATCACGTGCTAACAgctggatcttctgcagt
It encodes the following:
- the ppp1r14c gene encoding protein phosphatase 1 regulatory subunit 14C → MSTASAETTAQLPPAAGRVFFQPGVGCAGAGPMQRDDPVQKKQGKVTVKYDRKELRKRLILEEWIIEQLSELYNCEEEEMPEVEIDIDDLLEVNSEDERAIKLQESLSDCYKPTDDFVRELLGRIRGMRKLSAPQKKSF